A genomic region of Plasmodium cynomolgi strain B DNA, chromosome 5, whole genome shotgun sequence contains the following coding sequences:
- a CDS encoding dynein light chain 1 (putative), with the protein MCRLGRSGQEGRDYTVKAHNRTGGIYTLLGEPTNGYHSSGSFNLGKASTTGKLQHRESFNIGKASTSEKLQPREGFNIGKAPTRRKISEEEEVSFICHIPLIEKLDNSINLLEKCKRLSLSTNRIEKLIPMSGLKNIEILSLGRNCIKKFQFLEDISGTLKQLWISYNSIDKLDNLQSLKKLQVLYLFHNKIKNIEEVDKLSALPELAELGLKGNPLYEGKTNEYMKLVILKKLPQLKVVDNETITEKQRNDALTVEVV; encoded by the exons ATGTGTAGGCTTGGGCGGTCAGGGCAAGAGGGAAGGGATTACACCGTCAAGGCGCACAACCGAACGGGTGGAATTTACACCCTTCTGGGGGAGCCAACAAATGGGTACCAC TCTTCGGGAAGCTTCAACCTCGGGAAGGCTTCAACCACCGGAAAGCTTCAACATCGGGAAAGCTTCAACATCGGGAAAGCTTCAACCTCGGAAAAGCTTCAACCTCGGGAAGGCTTCAACATCGGGAAAGCCCCTACTC GCAGAAAAATtagcgaagaagaagaagtgagCTTCATTTGCCACATCCCCTTAATCGAGAAACTAGACAACAGTATCAACTTACTGGAGAAGTGCAAGCGGCTGTCCTTGTCGACGAACCGAATTGAAAAACTGATCCCGATGTCCGGTCTGA AAAATATTGAGATCCTCTCGCTCGGAAGAAActgcattaaaaaattccagTTCCTTGAGGACATCAGTGGAACGCTCAAGCAACTCTGGATTTCCTACAACAGTATTGACAAGCTGGACAATCTCCAGTCCCTTAAGAAGCTTCAAGTTCTTTACTTGTTtcacaacaaaataaaaaacatcgAGGAGGTCGACAAACTG aGCGCCTTGCCAGAACTAGCCGAGTTGGGACTTAAGGGGAACCCCTTATATGAAGGAAAGACAAAC GAGTATATGAAGCTggtgattttaaaaaagttacctCAGCTGAAGGTCGTGGACAACGAAACG ATCACGGAGAAACAGAGGAATGACGCCCTGACCGTTGAAGTTGTTtga
- a CDS encoding hypothetical protein (putative): protein MSYLLDDKKILLKELFIRNEDIKRENENIELENRAFLKLIENYEEKAKLLKVLPYIHHVCTSLYSVEDEINFNLTQREFASELNQLLDEAIENYKQILKNILTKSEKDGGSPTTGLSGHHLTKDQLTSRVYNVDMDDLDAMHAMVCVSRGANARDTLVRERPEGKDPPGGATPEEQHDQTAEQPPAASPCKTNEKNICLHWEREESTGEFYSIQSFEAHEDIHRSRLNLPEKQQLTVNEIEKLKEKIKKNTVYYDNAKTMISSMITQCKILLFELDEDIKNYNTWRERMKNDSYIMKRKHCLTEFFSGILQNHQHKVEEARNTNHTLLNLYKKKFSSMTYIITINENINNVDFRYLHVLIHNQKLKYDRLMREHEDSYSCLRKLLNELRQTQTKIEEHERRKKEMQTIIEKNTCTLNEMDNMIIDLTNKIDTTNSVSNKMNQYEHVGAMGSISVLQCIQLNKDLHNVEKKIKSYERKIDIIENVKGFPLSPNSASSGKALFKKEEGKKNSSKNA from the exons ATGAGTTACCTTCTGgacgacaaaaaaattctcctCAAGGAATTGTTCATTCGGAATGAGGACATAAAG agagaaaatgaaaacatcgAACTGGAAAATCgagcttttttaaaacttatTGAGAATTACGAAGAGAAGGCGAAATTACTGAAAGTGCTTCCCTACATCCACCACGTGTGTACTAGTCTGTACTCCGTGGAGGATGAAATAAACTTCAACTTAACGCAACGTGAGTTTGCATCCGAGTTGAATCAGTTGCTGGATGAGGCGATAGAGAATTACAAacagattttaaaaaatatattaacaaagtCGGAGAAAGATGGGGGGTCTCCTACCACTGGTTTGTCTGGGCACCATCTGACGAAGGATCAACTCACAAGCAGGGTGTATAACGTTGACATGGATGATTTGGATGCTATGCATGCTATGGTTTGCGTCTCTCGGGGGGCCAATGCAAGAGATACGTTAGTGCGTGAACGGCCGGAGGGGAAAGACCCACCAGGGGGGGCAACGCCGGAGGAGCAGCACGACCAAACAG CGGAACAGCCCCCCGCGGCGTCTCCCTGCAAGACGAACGAGAAAAACATTTGCCTGCACTGGGAGCGGGAGGAGTCCACGGGGGAGTTTTACTCCATTCAGTCATTCGAGGCGCATGAGGATATCCACA GGAGCCGCCTGAACCTGCCCGAGAAGCAACAGCTGACGGTGAACGAGATAGAAAAGCTAAAagagaagataaaaaaaaacaccgtTTATTATGACAACGCAAAAACGATGATCAGTTCCATGATCACTCAGTGCAAAATTCTGCTTTTCGAGTTAGACgaggatataaaaaattacaatacATGGAGAGAGAGAATGAAGAATGACAGCTACATAATGAAACGGAAGCATTGTCTAACTGAATTCTTTAGTGGCATCCTTCAGAACCATCAACACAAAGTCGAAGAAGCCAGAAACACAAACCATACTCTCCTAAATCTctacaagaaaaaattctccAGTATGACCTATATCATAACCATTAAcgaaaatattaacaacgTAGACTTTAGGTACCTACACGTGCTCATCCACAACCAGAAGCTGAAGTACGACAGGCTGATGCGGGAACACGAGGACAGCTACTCCTGCCTAA GGAAGCTCCTCAACGAATTAAGACAGACGCAAACTAAAATTGAAGAACAcgagaggaggaaaaaagaaatgcaaacCATTATCGAAAAAAACACCTGCACGCTGAACGAAATGGATAATATGATAATTGACCTCACCAATAAGATTGACACGACCAACAGCGTGTCGAATAA AATGAACCAGTACGAGCACGTCGGCGCCATGGGCAGCATCTCCGTCCTGCAGTGCATCCAGCTGAACAAAGACCTC CAcaatgtggagaaaaaaataaaatcttaCGAACGAAAAATTGACATCATCGAAAATGTAAAG GGGTTCCCCTTAAGTCCCAACTCGGCTAGTTCTGGCAAGGCGCtcttcaaaaaggaggaggggaaaaaaaatagtagtaAAAACGCATGA